Proteins encoded together in one Synechococcus sp. A15-62 window:
- a CDS encoding aminotransferase class IV: MTASVAWIDGQWGTAASLQLPLDDRALLLADGLFETVLIRNGGPQLLQEHLQRWSESAALLGMDPPPQRNALEPLIEDAIQRSQLSEADGALRLNWSRGSTPQRGIGLSASGHHRFWLTLQACAPTFSAVSTITSRHERRNASSRLSRCKTFAYGQSIQARREAQEQGADDALVLNTAGALCCGTAANLLVRRRGQWLTPPLSSGCLPGVMRGRALARGIAVETELAAAFDDDDQAVLINSLSCRPIASHNGKPMAATTTAVDLWQSLLH, encoded by the coding sequence ATGACGGCATCAGTCGCCTGGATCGACGGCCAGTGGGGAACAGCAGCAAGCCTGCAGCTCCCCCTCGACGACCGCGCCCTGCTCCTGGCCGATGGCCTCTTTGAAACCGTGCTGATCCGCAACGGTGGGCCGCAACTCCTGCAGGAGCACCTGCAGCGATGGAGCGAGAGTGCGGCCCTACTGGGCATGGACCCGCCACCGCAGCGAAACGCGCTGGAGCCCCTAATTGAAGACGCGATTCAGCGAAGCCAACTGAGCGAAGCCGATGGAGCCCTGCGCCTGAATTGGAGTCGGGGCAGCACACCCCAACGCGGAATCGGACTGTCGGCCTCAGGGCACCACCGCTTCTGGCTCACGCTCCAGGCCTGTGCACCAACGTTTTCAGCCGTCAGCACCATCACCAGTCGCCATGAACGCCGCAATGCTTCCAGCCGCTTGAGCCGATGCAAAACCTTCGCCTACGGGCAATCGATCCAGGCCCGCAGGGAAGCCCAGGAGCAAGGGGCCGACGATGCTCTGGTCTTGAACACGGCTGGAGCTCTGTGCTGCGGAACGGCGGCCAATCTGCTGGTCCGGCGACGCGGACAGTGGCTGACACCGCCCCTCAGCAGCGGCTGTCTCCCGGGGGTGATGCGGGGCCGTGCACTCGCCCGAGGCATCGCGGTGGAAACCGAGCTGGCGGCCGCGTTCGATGACGACGATCAGGCTGTTCTGATCAACAGCCTCAGCTGTCGACCGATCGCATCCCACAACGGCAAACCCATGGCGGCAACGACAACTGCAGTGGATCTATGGCAATCCCTACTCCATTGA
- a CDS encoding HAD-IIB family hydrolase: MTASGEQAWWVVTDLDGTLLDHSYDWSPAKDLIRQLQQHRIPVIPCTSKTAEEVRGFRAEAGLHDPYIVENGGAVHGETPAGELWELPLGPDWTALKPQLQRLQAELGEPLRPLDELSEEDGQRLLGLGGEALRQAQRRCCSVPFVPPSAEGRHRLEALVQRMGLTVVQGNRMGHLLGPDISKGKALATLKRHLGAEQVQVLALGDSPNDLPLLEVADIAVVVPGPDGPHPELRSGIAAGRFQLAAAPHAHGWDEAVRRILRI, from the coding sequence ATGACCGCGAGTGGCGAGCAGGCGTGGTGGGTGGTGACCGATCTCGACGGCACGTTGCTGGATCACAGCTACGACTGGTCGCCGGCCAAGGATCTGATCCGTCAGCTGCAACAGCACCGGATTCCAGTGATTCCCTGCACCAGCAAAACGGCGGAGGAAGTGCGCGGTTTTCGCGCTGAGGCGGGGCTTCATGACCCATACATCGTTGAAAACGGTGGCGCCGTGCACGGGGAAACTCCGGCAGGGGAGCTCTGGGAGCTGCCGTTGGGGCCGGATTGGACGGCGCTGAAACCTCAGTTGCAGCGTCTTCAGGCCGAGTTGGGTGAGCCCCTGCGTCCGTTGGATGAACTCAGTGAAGAGGATGGGCAGCGGTTGTTGGGGCTTGGCGGTGAAGCTTTACGCCAGGCCCAGCGGCGCTGTTGCAGCGTGCCTTTTGTACCGCCTTCGGCGGAGGGGCGTCACCGGCTTGAGGCCCTAGTGCAGCGGATGGGCCTGACGGTGGTGCAGGGCAACCGCATGGGGCACCTGCTGGGCCCAGACATCAGCAAAGGCAAGGCTTTGGCCACCCTCAAGCGACATCTGGGTGCTGAGCAGGTGCAGGTCTTGGCCTTGGGGGATTCACCCAACGATCTGCCGTTGCTCGAGGTGGCCGACATTGCTGTTGTTGTGCCCGGGCCCGATGGCCCCCATCCCGAGTTGCGTTCCGGGATCGCTGCCGGACGTTTCCAGCTCGCGGCAGCCCCCCATGCCCATGGCTGGGACGAGGCTGTGCGCCGGATTCTTCGGATCTAG
- a CDS encoding alpha-amylase family glycosyl hydrolase gives MQPPRDETLRTLLGGLYPVDSSGDGQELSSQLLQILSDASGDADMAELTHRWDGGDVVLITYADTIGDEGVPGLQALKSFVNRHLQPFAAVIHVLPFLQSTSDGGFAVASHTKLEQRFGDWSDLAALAEGRRLMADLVLNHVSASHPWVQQFMRDEQPGRSCVLEAAPDPCWADVVRPRSSNLFTQLRGPVGARQVWTTFGPDQVDLNWRSAEVLLGFARLMQRMARHGVRWIRLDAVGFVWKEPHTSCIHLPQAHQLVRVLRLLLDQVGPDGVVVTETNVPEQENLSYLRSGDEAHLAYNFPLPPLLLEASVSGRADLINAWLSRWPDLPPQTGLLNFTACHDGVGLRPLEGLMPQKRLLQLLIGCEQRGGLVSHRMLSSGEEVPYEINISWWSAMADGGIDPTYFQRERFLLTQLLILALPGVPAFYLPALLAAPNDLTRFRRTGHRRDLNRPQFTAQALERRLADPDSDVSGLLPVLRRALAERSVHPALHPDAPMTVLSADRSDCVILRRSRGGETLVAVHNITAARLSFRLRGLGGDLNQPWADCLSGHVFEPHQSHSLEPYAVHWLVQP, from the coding sequence ATGCAGCCCCCGCGCGACGAGACGCTGCGGACCCTGCTTGGCGGTCTGTACCCCGTTGATTCTTCCGGGGATGGCCAGGAGTTGTCGTCGCAATTGCTGCAGATCTTGAGCGATGCGTCAGGAGATGCCGATATGGCTGAGCTCACCCATCGCTGGGACGGTGGCGATGTGGTCTTGATCACCTACGCCGACACCATTGGTGATGAGGGTGTGCCGGGTCTTCAAGCGCTGAAGTCGTTTGTTAATCGCCATCTGCAGCCCTTCGCAGCGGTAATTCATGTGCTGCCGTTCCTGCAATCCACCAGTGACGGAGGTTTTGCGGTGGCCAGCCACACGAAGCTTGAGCAGCGTTTCGGCGATTGGAGCGACCTCGCTGCCCTGGCCGAGGGCCGACGGCTGATGGCGGATCTCGTTCTGAATCACGTGTCGGCCTCTCACCCCTGGGTGCAGCAGTTCATGCGCGATGAGCAGCCCGGCCGCTCCTGTGTGCTGGAGGCAGCCCCTGATCCCTGCTGGGCGGATGTTGTTCGTCCGCGCAGTTCCAATCTGTTCACGCAATTGAGGGGCCCTGTTGGCGCGCGTCAGGTCTGGACCACCTTTGGCCCCGATCAGGTGGATCTCAACTGGCGCAGTGCGGAGGTGCTGCTGGGCTTTGCCCGGCTGATGCAGCGGATGGCCCGCCATGGGGTGCGTTGGATCCGTCTGGATGCCGTGGGTTTTGTCTGGAAAGAACCCCACACCTCGTGCATTCATCTGCCCCAGGCCCACCAACTGGTTCGGGTGCTGCGTCTGCTGCTCGATCAGGTGGGTCCCGATGGGGTTGTGGTCACGGAAACCAACGTGCCGGAGCAGGAAAACCTCTCCTATCTGAGGAGCGGTGATGAAGCGCATCTCGCTTACAACTTTCCCCTGCCGCCCTTGCTGCTGGAGGCCAGTGTCAGTGGTCGGGCTGACTTAATCAATGCCTGGCTGAGTCGTTGGCCCGACTTGCCGCCGCAGACAGGCCTGCTCAATTTCACCGCTTGTCATGACGGAGTCGGCTTAAGACCCCTGGAGGGCCTGATGCCCCAGAAACGCTTGCTGCAGCTGTTGATCGGTTGCGAGCAACGGGGTGGACTGGTCAGCCACAGGATGCTCAGTTCCGGTGAGGAGGTTCCCTACGAGATCAACATCAGCTGGTGGAGTGCCATGGCGGATGGGGGGATTGATCCCACGTATTTCCAAAGGGAGCGCTTTTTGCTCACCCAACTGTTGATCCTGGCCTTGCCAGGCGTCCCCGCCTTCTATCTGCCGGCGTTGCTGGCGGCTCCCAATGATCTGACTCGCTTTCGCCGCACGGGCCATCGCCGGGATCTGAATCGGCCCCAGTTCACGGCCCAGGCCCTGGAGCGCCGCTTGGCGGACCCCGATTCAGATGTCTCCGGGCTGCTGCCGGTGTTGCGGCGGGCTCTGGCTGAACGGTCTGTTCATCCGGCCTTGCACCCGGATGCCCCGATGACGGTGCTGAGCGCAGACCGAAGTGATTGCGTCATCCTGCGGCGCTCCCGCGGGGGGGAAACGCTGGTGGCTGTTCACAACATCACGGCAGCGCGTCTCAGCTTTCGCCTCAGGGGCTTGGGTGGTGATCTGAACCAGCCCTGGGCCGATTGCCTGAGCGGTCATGTGTTCGAACCACATCAGTCGCATTCGCTAGAGCCTTATGCGGTGCATTGGTTGGTTCAGCCATGA
- a CDS encoding glycosyl transferase yields the protein MDFQQGLISTVHDYSLGNLDAVAFNQELSQRPTTLLIPCLMEEFSRPALGLIRDTLSGLKGLNELVVALAATSAEDVKAAEKFFEGMPFPVRVHWTNGPAVRELLESVGELGLDVTGPPGKGWAVWQGLGVACQNAEVVGLFDADIRTFGSAYPERMLRPLLDRSHGIAYVKAFYSRLSLETQALQGRATRLFVGPLLASLEQVFGPLPYLSYLQSFRYPLAGEFAFTADLAMNLRIPSDWGLEVGLLSEVYRHVASSRIAQVDLGLFDHKHKELGQQPSEGLQRMAGEIFGTVLRGLMEHEGCVMSMDQLPTLEVLYRRVGEDRVRQFGLDSAINRLPYDRHGEELAVQNFAGLLRPGLAKMMQAPIAHQLPSWSRLRSCNSALQADLAAAGQADRTSLKRPNHNPQRITSELAA from the coding sequence ATGGATTTTCAGCAGGGCCTGATCAGCACCGTCCACGACTACAGCTTGGGCAATCTGGATGCGGTTGCCTTCAACCAGGAGCTGAGTCAGCGACCCACAACCCTGCTGATCCCCTGCCTGATGGAGGAATTCAGCCGCCCGGCCCTCGGCCTGATTCGCGACACACTCTCAGGCCTGAAGGGACTCAACGAGCTGGTGGTGGCGCTGGCAGCCACAAGCGCCGAAGACGTCAAAGCAGCAGAAAAATTCTTCGAAGGGATGCCCTTCCCTGTCCGGGTGCACTGGACCAACGGCCCCGCTGTCCGTGAGTTGCTCGAATCCGTTGGCGAACTGGGGCTCGACGTGACCGGACCACCGGGCAAGGGCTGGGCCGTTTGGCAGGGGCTCGGGGTTGCTTGCCAAAACGCCGAGGTGGTTGGCCTGTTCGATGCCGACATCAGAACCTTTGGATCGGCGTATCCAGAGCGCATGCTCCGTCCCCTGCTGGATCGATCCCACGGCATTGCCTATGTCAAGGCGTTCTACAGCCGTCTATCCCTCGAAACCCAGGCGCTTCAGGGCCGAGCCACCCGTCTGTTTGTTGGCCCACTGCTGGCCAGCCTGGAGCAGGTTTTCGGGCCTCTGCCCTACCTGTCGTACCTGCAATCCTTCCGCTATCCCCTGGCTGGTGAATTCGCCTTCACCGCCGATCTGGCGATGAATCTGCGCATTCCTTCGGACTGGGGACTGGAGGTGGGTCTTCTGTCTGAGGTGTATCGCCATGTGGCCTCCAGCCGCATCGCTCAAGTGGATCTGGGATTGTTCGATCACAAACACAAGGAGCTGGGTCAGCAACCAAGCGAAGGCCTGCAGCGCATGGCGGGCGAAATTTTCGGCACGGTGCTGCGCGGCCTGATGGAACACGAAGGCTGTGTGATGTCGATGGATCAACTGCCAACTCTTGAAGTGCTGTACCGGCGAGTTGGCGAGGATCGCGTGCGGCAGTTCGGCCTTGATTCAGCGATCAATCGATTGCCCTACGACCGCCATGGCGAAGAACTGGCTGTTCAAAACTTTGCCGGTCTCCTGCGCCCCGGCTTGGCCAAAATGATGCAGGCGCCGATTGCCCATCAACTGCCCAGCTGGTCGCGACTGCGCAGCTGCAATTCAGCCCTTCAAGCTGACCTGGCCGCAGCAGGACAGGCAGATCGCACATCCCTGAAACGGCCGAATCACAATCCTCAACGCATCACCTCTGAGCTCGCTGCTTGA
- a CDS encoding DUF1830 domain-containing protein — protein MIECVYQNDTSRMVIVKCIGADHFYREKVVMPTEVFWFEAPEDARLEIWKMSMTGQMLHVRADVSDYAMDEEPATESIWAS, from the coding sequence ATGATTGAGTGTGTTTATCAGAACGACACCAGCCGGATGGTGATCGTGAAATGCATTGGTGCAGACCACTTCTACCGAGAAAAGGTGGTGATGCCCACAGAGGTCTTTTGGTTTGAAGCGCCCGAGGATGCGCGCCTGGAAATCTGGAAAATGTCAATGACAGGGCAGATGCTGCATGTGCGTGCCGACGTGAGCGATTACGCCATGGATGAAGAGCCTGCAACAGAATCAATCTGGGCCAGCTGA
- the urtE gene encoding urea ABC transporter ATP-binding subunit UrtE, which yields MTNLLEIQGLNTFYGESHILRDVDLSVKSGEMVCLIGRNGVGKTTLLKSLIGLLRPRSGSMAFDGAELDRQAPHQRARAGIGYVPQGREIIPQLTVEENLLLGMEALPGGLARNRHIDPFVYELFPILQEFLPRKGGDLSGGQQQQLAIARALLGKPKLLLLDEPTEGIQPNIVQDIEAAVRRIIADTGIGVLLVEQHLHFVRQADRYYAMQRGGIVASGSTSELSQTVVDQFLSV from the coding sequence ATGACGAACCTGCTGGAGATCCAAGGACTCAACACGTTTTACGGTGAAAGTCACATTCTTCGGGATGTTGATCTCAGCGTGAAATCGGGGGAGATGGTGTGTCTGATCGGCCGCAATGGTGTGGGCAAAACCACCCTGTTGAAATCGCTGATCGGTCTGTTGCGCCCCCGCTCCGGATCCATGGCGTTCGACGGTGCTGAATTGGATCGTCAGGCTCCGCATCAGCGAGCTCGGGCCGGGATTGGTTATGTGCCGCAAGGTCGCGAGATCATTCCCCAGCTCACCGTGGAAGAAAACTTGCTTTTGGGGATGGAGGCGTTGCCAGGTGGATTGGCGCGGAATCGCCACATTGATCCATTTGTGTATGAGTTGTTTCCGATTCTTCAGGAGTTTCTACCGCGCAAGGGTGGGGATTTGAGTGGGGGGCAGCAACAACAACTGGCCATCGCTCGCGCATTGCTTGGCAAGCCAAAGTTGCTGCTGTTGGATGAGCCCACTGAGGGTATTCAGCCCAACATCGTTCAGGACATTGAAGCAGCTGTTCGGCGGATCATCGCCGACACCGGGATCGGGGTGTTGCTGGTGGAGCAACATCTCCACTTTGTTCGCCAGGCTGACCGCTACTACGCCATGCAACGGGGTGGCATTGTTGCCAGTGGTTCAACCAGTGAACTCAGCCAGACGGTTGTTGATCAGTTCCTGAGCGTTTAG
- the urtD gene encoding urea ABC transporter ATP-binding protein UrtD produces MSTALLELRQITVSFDGFLALRDLNLSLQPGELRAVIGPNGAGKTTFLDVITGKTAPTEGDVVFKGRSLVGTREHRIARFGIGRKFQSPRVFEKLSVQENLALAVSQPKQPWSLLAGGLNGEQRDRVHHLMSIVNLQNRADWAAGSLSHGQKQWLEIAMLVGQDPDLLLVDEPVAGLTDEETDLTADLLKSLAGDHTVLVIEHDMEFIRRLESPVTVLHQGHVLCEGTMDQVQADPRVIEVYLGTTEEENQ; encoded by the coding sequence ATGAGTACGGCTTTATTGGAGTTGCGCCAAATCACCGTCAGTTTTGATGGCTTTTTGGCGCTGCGCGATCTCAACCTCAGCCTTCAGCCTGGGGAACTGCGTGCTGTGATCGGCCCGAATGGCGCCGGCAAGACCACGTTCCTGGATGTGATCACTGGCAAGACCGCCCCAACCGAAGGGGATGTGGTGTTCAAAGGACGCTCTTTGGTGGGAACGCGCGAGCACCGCATCGCGCGCTTTGGCATTGGCCGCAAGTTTCAGAGCCCCCGTGTTTTCGAGAAGCTCAGCGTTCAGGAGAACTTGGCTTTGGCGGTGAGCCAGCCGAAGCAGCCTTGGTCATTGCTGGCGGGGGGCCTGAATGGGGAGCAGCGCGATCGCGTTCATCACTTGATGAGCATCGTCAATTTGCAGAACCGTGCCGATTGGGCTGCTGGGTCGTTGTCCCATGGCCAGAAACAGTGGCTTGAGATCGCCATGCTTGTCGGTCAGGATCCCGACCTGTTGCTGGTGGATGAGCCAGTGGCTGGGCTTACGGATGAGGAGACCGATCTGACGGCGGATCTGCTCAAGTCGTTGGCTGGGGATCACACCGTGTTGGTGATTGAGCACGACATGGAATTCATTCGACGGCTCGAAAGTCCGGTGACTGTGCTGCACCAGGGCCATGTCCTCTGTGAGGGCACCATGGATCAGGTGCAGGCCGATCCCCGGGTGATTGAGGTCTATCTCGGCACCACTGAGGAGGAGAACCAATGA
- the urtC gene encoding urea ABC transporter permease subunit UrtC, protein MFQAFQQRRWPLIILWVVIVAAIVAAPAVLPVFRLNLLGRFLSLAIVALGIDLIWGFTGLLSLGQGIFFALGGYVAAMYLQLNSSGDLPNGIPEFFSLYGVDQLPAFWEPFHSPLFTLVAIWLVPAVLAAVLGNLVFRNRIKGVYFSILTQAALLVFFNFFNGQQKLINGTNGLKTDVTQLFGQMVGSSEMQRGFFWLTSVVVILAWLFLRWVVRGRFGDVLIAIRDDEPRLRFAGYNPTLFKTIVFAIAGGLAGIGGALYTVQSGIVSPQYMTVPFSIEMVIWVAVGGRGTLVGAILGAVAINYAKSLVSEALPQSWLFIQGGLFILVVTALPEGVIGWFRGDGPRNWLNRFGIARRSETYPRLDLEGQEEVQS, encoded by the coding sequence ATGTTCCAAGCTTTTCAACAACGCCGTTGGCCCTTGATCATCCTTTGGGTGGTGATCGTTGCGGCCATCGTTGCTGCGCCCGCTGTTCTGCCGGTGTTTCGGCTGAATCTGTTGGGTCGCTTTCTCTCTTTGGCGATCGTTGCCCTGGGCATCGACTTGATCTGGGGCTTCACCGGGTTGCTCAGCCTTGGCCAGGGCATCTTTTTTGCCCTTGGCGGCTACGTGGCAGCTATGTACTTGCAGCTGAACAGCTCGGGTGATCTCCCCAATGGCATTCCCGAGTTCTTCAGCCTGTACGGCGTGGATCAGTTGCCCGCCTTCTGGGAGCCGTTCCATTCCCCGCTGTTCACCCTGGTGGCGATCTGGCTGGTTCCGGCCGTGCTGGCTGCCGTGCTGGGCAACCTGGTTTTCCGCAACCGGATCAAGGGGGTCTATTTCTCGATCCTCACCCAGGCGGCCCTGCTCGTTTTTTTCAATTTCTTCAACGGCCAGCAGAAGCTGATCAACGGCACCAACGGCCTCAAAACCGATGTCACCCAGCTGTTCGGTCAGATGGTTGGGTCCTCTGAGATGCAGCGGGGATTCTTCTGGTTGACCTCTGTGGTGGTCATCCTGGCCTGGCTGTTTCTGCGCTGGGTGGTGCGTGGCCGGTTTGGCGACGTGTTGATCGCCATTCGCGATGATGAACCCCGGCTGCGCTTTGCCGGCTACAACCCAACCCTGTTCAAGACGATCGTCTTCGCCATCGCTGGTGGTTTGGCAGGCATCGGTGGTGCGCTTTACACCGTTCAATCGGGCATCGTTTCGCCGCAGTACATGACCGTTCCCTTCTCGATTGAGATGGTGATCTGGGTTGCGGTGGGCGGTCGAGGCACGCTCGTGGGCGCCATCCTTGGCGCTGTGGCGATCAACTACGCCAAGAGTTTGGTGAGCGAAGCTCTCCCCCAAAGTTGGCTGTTCATCCAAGGGGGCCTGTTCATCCTCGTGGTGACGGCTTTGCCGGAGGGCGTCATTGGCTGGTTCCGAGGCGATGGCCCTCGCAACTGGCTCAACCGATTCGGCATTGCCCGTCGGAGTGAGACCTATCCACGTCTCGATCTTGAAGGTCAGGAAGAGGTTCAGTCATGA
- a CDS encoding branched-chain amino acid ABC transporter permease, with amino-acid sequence MQLLLESLFNGVAIGSVLLMAALGLAIVFGLMGVINLAHGELIMLGAYTTYVVQLIFKLPALQPVYNAYVLVALPLAFIVSGVVGILLERTVIRRLYGNPLETLLATWGVSLILQQFVRSVPLAHAAGLMLALVLGFGLPLLLPSSLLSGPRARMVRAGSWAVSALGGVLLAGGLASQISRIARATSRNVDVTAPKWMRGGIEFMDITFPVPRLVIIVITIVAVVGVTWFLNKSVWGMRIRAVTQNRSMSDCLGIPTDTVDVLTFGIGSGLAGVAGVAVSLLGSVGPNVGGSYIVGCFMVVVLGGVGNLFGTVLASFAIGLLTDLIGAGRLLTIWPDMPAPLAGAVNFFATTSMAQVMVFALIVVFLQFRPAGLFPQKGRMVEA; translated from the coding sequence GTGCAACTGCTTCTCGAAAGCCTGTTCAACGGTGTTGCCATCGGCTCGGTGCTGCTGATGGCCGCCCTAGGACTGGCCATTGTCTTCGGCCTCATGGGTGTGATCAACCTCGCCCATGGCGAGCTGATCATGCTTGGGGCCTACACCACCTACGTGGTGCAGCTGATCTTCAAACTGCCTGCGCTGCAGCCGGTTTACAACGCCTACGTGCTGGTGGCGCTTCCGCTGGCCTTCATCGTCAGCGGTGTGGTCGGCATCCTGCTGGAACGCACCGTGATTCGCCGGCTCTACGGCAACCCGTTGGAGACGTTGCTCGCGACCTGGGGTGTCAGCTTGATTCTTCAGCAGTTTGTGCGGAGTGTTCCCCTGGCCCACGCCGCCGGCCTGATGCTGGCGCTGGTGCTGGGCTTTGGCTTACCACTGCTGCTTCCCTCCTCTCTGCTCTCGGGGCCTCGAGCTCGCATGGTGCGTGCGGGGAGTTGGGCTGTTTCTGCCCTGGGCGGTGTGCTGCTCGCTGGTGGCCTGGCCTCACAAATCAGTCGCATCGCCCGAGCCACCTCCCGCAATGTGGATGTGACGGCACCCAAATGGATGCGCGGTGGTATCGAATTCATGGACATCACCTTTCCTGTGCCGCGCTTGGTGATCATCGTGATCACGATCGTTGCGGTGGTTGGGGTGACGTGGTTCCTCAACAAAAGTGTGTGGGGCATGCGCATTCGTGCCGTCACCCAGAACCGTTCGATGAGTGATTGTCTGGGCATCCCCACCGACACCGTCGACGTGCTCACCTTTGGCATCGGCTCTGGTTTGGCCGGTGTGGCGGGGGTTGCTGTGTCCCTGCTGGGTTCGGTGGGCCCCAACGTGGGCGGGTCCTACATCGTGGGCTGCTTCATGGTGGTGGTGCTCGGTGGTGTCGGAAACCTCTTCGGCACCGTGCTCGCTTCCTTTGCCATTGGCCTGCTCACCGACCTGATCGGCGCTGGACGCCTGCTGACGATCTGGCCTGATATGCCTGCTCCCCTGGCCGGTGCCGTGAATTTCTTTGCCACCACGAGCATGGCCCAGGTGATGGTGTTCGCTCTGATTGTGGTGTTCCTTCAATTCCGTCCCGCGGGTCTGTTCCCGCAAAAAGGACGCATGGTGGAGGCTTGA
- the urtA gene encoding urea ABC transporter substrate-binding protein yields the protein MSTPLSKRLFAGMAAASLGLAVTACGGGEKASNVEYDDSVTVGILHSLTGTMAISESTLVDTEKMAIDEINAAGGVEVDGKKYKIEYIVEDGASDWPTFAEKSKKLIDQDAVPVVFGGWTSASRKAMLPVYESKNAFLYYPIQYEGQECSNNIFYTGATPNQQSEPATKFMYEKSPAAGKPFFLVGSDYVFPRTSNTITKEQLKSLGGEVVGEDYLPLGNTEVAPIIAKIKKALPDGGVIINTLNGDQNVAFFKQIQDAGITPENGYYVMSYSIAEEEISTIGSEFLEGHYGAWNYMMSIDTPASKKFAADFKAKYGADRQVADPQESAYNMVYLWKKAVEKANSFDDDKVREALIGIEFDAPQGPVKVMPNHHLSQTVRIGQITADGQFEILESTDGPVAPQAWNQFEPSSKGFACDWTDAAKGEKYKL from the coding sequence ATGAGCACCCCTCTCTCCAAGCGCCTTTTCGCCGGCATGGCCGCGGCATCGCTGGGTCTTGCCGTGACCGCCTGTGGTGGTGGCGAAAAGGCTTCCAACGTTGAGTACGACGACAGCGTCACCGTTGGCATCCTGCACTCGCTGACCGGCACCATGGCCATCTCCGAGTCCACCCTGGTGGACACCGAGAAAATGGCGATCGACGAGATCAACGCCGCCGGTGGCGTTGAGGTGGACGGCAAGAAGTACAAGATCGAGTACATCGTCGAAGACGGTGCTTCCGATTGGCCCACCTTCGCTGAGAAGTCCAAGAAGCTGATCGATCAGGACGCGGTGCCCGTCGTCTTCGGTGGCTGGACCTCCGCCAGCCGCAAGGCCATGCTGCCCGTCTATGAGTCGAAGAACGCTTTCCTCTACTACCCGATTCAGTACGAGGGTCAGGAGTGTTCCAACAACATCTTTTACACCGGTGCCACTCCGAACCAGCAGTCGGAGCCTGCCACCAAGTTCATGTATGAGAAGTCGCCTGCCGCTGGCAAGCCCTTCTTCCTTGTGGGTTCCGACTACGTCTTCCCCCGCACCTCCAACACCATCACCAAGGAACAGCTCAAGTCCCTGGGTGGCGAAGTGGTCGGTGAGGACTACCTGCCCCTGGGCAACACCGAGGTTGCTCCGATCATCGCCAAGATCAAGAAGGCCCTGCCTGACGGCGGTGTGATCATCAACACCCTCAACGGTGACCAGAACGTCGCCTTCTTCAAGCAGATTCAGGACGCCGGTATCACCCCCGAGAACGGCTACTACGTGATGAGCTATTCCATCGCGGAAGAGGAGATCAGCACCATTGGTTCTGAGTTCCTTGAGGGCCACTACGGCGCCTGGAACTACATGATGTCGATCGACACCCCGGCATCCAAGAAGTTCGCTGCTGACTTCAAGGCCAAGTACGGTGCCGACCGCCAGGTCGCTGACCCTCAGGAGTCGGCCTACAACATGGTCTACCTGTGGAAGAAGGCTGTCGAGAAGGCCAACAGCTTCGACGACGACAAGGTGCGTGAAGCTTTGATTGGCATCGAGTTCGACGCCCCTCAGGGTCCTGTGAAGGTGATGCCCAACCACCACCTCTCTCAGACCGTGCGCATCGGCCAGATCACTGCTGATGGTCAGTTCGAGATCCTCGAATCCACCGATGGCCCTGTGGCTCCTCAGGCCTGGAACCAGTTCGAGCCCAGCTCCAAAGGCTTCGCTTGCGACTGGACCGACGCCGCCAAGGGCGAGAAGTACAAGCTCTGA
- the ureG gene encoding urease accessory protein UreG yields MSSKLRLGVAGPVGSGKTALVEALCRRLRDNLQLAVVTNDIYTQEDAQFLTRAGALDPERIRGVETGGCPHTAIREDCSINRAAVAELEAQFPNLDLVLVESGGDNLAASFSPELVDLCIYVIDVAAGDKIPRKGGPGITRSDLLVINKIDLAPQVGADLSVMEQDTRRMRGDRPWCFTNLHSGEGLEQVVEFLLQQLPKS; encoded by the coding sequence ATGAGCAGCAAACTGCGTCTGGGGGTGGCGGGTCCTGTGGGATCCGGCAAGACCGCACTGGTGGAGGCGCTCTGTCGCCGCTTGCGCGACAACCTGCAGCTCGCGGTGGTCACCAACGACATCTACACCCAGGAGGATGCTCAGTTCCTCACCCGTGCTGGTGCCCTAGATCCAGAGCGGATTCGTGGCGTGGAGACCGGTGGTTGCCCTCACACGGCGATCCGCGAAGACTGCTCGATCAACAGAGCCGCCGTGGCGGAGCTGGAGGCGCAGTTTCCCAATCTTGATCTCGTTTTGGTGGAGAGCGGTGGCGACAACCTGGCGGCGAGCTTCAGTCCGGAACTGGTGGATCTCTGCATCTACGTGATCGATGTGGCCGCCGGCGACAAGATCCCCCGCAAGGGAGGGCCTGGCATCACCCGCTCCGATCTGCTGGTGATCAACAAAATTGACCTGGCTCCGCAGGTCGGTGCCGATCTTTCAGTGATGGAACAGGACACCCGGCGGATGCGGGGAGACCGGCCCTGGTGTTTCACCAATCTCCACAGTGGTGAAGGCCTGGAGCAGGTGGTGGAGTTCCTGTTGCAACAGCTACCAAAATCATGA